From Aspergillus fumigatus Af293 chromosome 3, whole genome shotgun sequence, a single genomic window includes:
- the cbhC gene encoding putative cellobiohydrolase — protein sequence MKHLASSIALTLLLPAVQAQQTVWGQCGGQGWSGPTSCVAGAACSTLNPYYAQCIPGATATSTTLTTTTAATTTSQTTTKPTTTGPTTSAPTVTASGNPFSGYQLYANPYYSSEVHTLAMPSLPSSLQPKASAVAEVPSFVWLDVAAKVPTMGTYLADIQAKNKAGANPPIAGIFVVYDLPDRDCAALASNGEYSIANNGVANYKAYIDAIRAQLVKYSDVHTILVIEPDSLANLVTNLNVAKCANAQSAYLECVDYALKQLNLPNVAMYLDAGHAGWLGWPANLGPAATLFAKVYTDAGSPAAVRGLATNVANYNAWSLSTCPSYTQGDPNCDEKKYINAMAPLLKEAGFDAHFIMDTSRNGVQPTKQNAWGDWCNVIGTGFGVRPSTNTGDPLQDAFVWIKPGGESDGTSNSTSPRYDAHCGYSDALQPAPEAGTWFQAYFEQLLTNANPSF from the exons ATGAAGCACCTTGCATCTTCCATCGCATTGACTCTACTGTTGCCTGCCGTGCAGGCCCAGCAGACCGTATGGGGCCAAT GTGGCGGCCAAGGCTGGTCTGGCCCGACGAGCTGTGTTGCCGGCGCAGCCTGTAGCACACTGAATCCCT ACTACGCTCAGTGTATCCCGGGAGCCACCGCGACGTCCACCACCCTCacgacgacgacggcggCGACGACGACATCCCAGACCACCACCAAACCTACCACGACTGGTCCAACTACATCCGCACCCACCGTGACCGCATCCGGTAACCCTTTCAGCGGCTACCAGCTGTATGCCAACCCCTACTACTCCTCCGAGGTCCATACTCTGGCCATGCCTTCTCTGCCCAGCTCGCTGCAGCCCAAGGCTagtgctgttgctgaagtGCCCTCATTTGTTTGGCT CGACGTTGCCGCCAAGGTGCCCACTATGGGAACCTACCTGGCCGACATTCAGGCCAAGAACAAGGCCGGCGCCAACCCTCCTATCGCTGGTATCTTCGTGGTCTACGACTTGCCGGACCGTGACTGCGCCGCTCTGGCCAGTAATGGCGAGTACTCAATTGCCAACAACGGTGTGGCCAACTACAAGGCGTACATTGACGCCATCCGTGCTCAGCTGGTGAAGTACTCTGACGTTCACaccatcctcgtcatcg AACCCGACAGCTTGGCCAACCTGGTGACCAACCTCAACGTCGCCAAATGCGCCAATGCGCAGAGCGCCTACCTGGAGTGTGTCGACTATGCTCTGAAGCAGCTCAACCTGCCCAACGTCGCCATGTACCTCGACGCAG GCCATGCGGGCTGGCTCGGATGGCCCGCCAACTTGGGCCCCGCCGCAACACTCTTCGCCAAAGTCTACACCGACGCGGGTTCCCCCGCGGCTGTTCGTGGCCTGGCCACCAACGTCGCCAACTACAACGCCTGGTCGCTCAGTACCTGCCCCTCCTACACCCAGGGAGACCCCAACTGCGACGAGAAGAAGTACATCAACGCCATGGCGCCTCTTCTCAAGGAAGCCGGCTTCGATGCCCACTTCATCATGGATACCT CCCGGAATGGCGTCCAGCCCACGAAGCAAAACGCCTGGGGTGACTGGTGCAACGTCATCGGCACCGGCTTCGGTGTTCGCCCCTCGACTAACACCGGCGATCCGCTCCAGGATGCCTTTGTGTGGATCAAGCCCGGTGGAGAGAGTGATGGCACGTCCAACTCGACTTCCCCCCGGTATGACGCGCACTGCGGATATAGTGATGCTCTGCAGCCTGCTCCTGAGGCTGGTACTTGGTTCCAG GCCTACTTTGAGCAGCTTCTGACCAACGCTAACCCGTCCTTTTAA
- a CDS encoding acyl-CoA dehydrogenase family protein — MAEVSPNPIPFSEPPYLRGLPSPYYTASHRRFQKACRAFLWEHLLSHAMDWEKAGTVPEHVFNDFCKHNMLLPNLPAPLPVDWLKKLEIHDILGVKVEEWDYLHTGIYCDELARSGLAGPGASLSAGFAFGIPPIIKYGSKDLQERFLPDLLTGRKRGCIAITEPEAGSDVANITTTATKTPDGKYYIINGTKKWITNGIWSDYTTMAVRTGGPGAAGLSVILVPLKGYPGVTMRRLKVSGQITGGTTYIELDDVKVPVGNLIGREGDGMRIIMTNFNHERLTIAVGVTRQARVALAAAFEYTMKREAFGKTLMDQPVVRHRLAKAGAELETMWAWVEQILYQLCHLSKEEADQQLGGITALAKAKAAMVLNECAQCAVLLFGGAGYTASGQGELVEAILRDVPGARIPGGSEDVLLDLAVRQLVKIYQLGEKKLAKKAKM; from the exons ATGGCTGAGGTCTCTCCCAACCCCATTCCCTTCTCAGAGCCCCCGTACTTGCGGGGTCTCCCATCGCCATACTACACCGCCAGTCATCGCCGATTCCAGAAAGCTTGCCGCGCATTCTTATGGGAGCACCTCCTCAGCCATGCAATGGACTGGGAGAAGGCGGGTACAGTCCCCGAACATGTCTTTAATGATTTCTGCAAGCATAACATGTTGCTGCCGAATCTGCCCGCTCCGTTGCCCGTGGAttggctgaagaagctggaaatTCATGATATTCTCGGGGTGAAAGTTGAGGAGTGGGATTATCTACATACCGGAATCTACTGCGATGAG CTGGCCCGGTCGGGTTTGGCTGGACCAGGGGCCTCGTTGAGCGCCGGGTTCGCTTTTGGCATTCCGCCAATCATCAAGTATGGTAGCAAGGACTTACAAGAACGTTTTCTTCCTGATCTCCTCACCGGAAGGAAACGTGGCTGCATTGCCATCACAGAGCCAGAAGCGGGAAGCGATGTCGCCAATATCACCACCACTGCCACGAAGACTCCAGATGGAAAGTACTACATCATCAATGGGACAAAGAAATG GATCACCAACGGGATTTGGTCTGATTATACTACCATGGCCGTCCGCACTGGCGGCCCCGGGGCCGCCGGGCTCTCGGTCATTCTCGTGCCCCTCAAAGGCTACCCCGGTGTCACCATGCGTCGACTCAAGGTCTCTGGTCAGATCACCGGTGGAACGACGTACATTGAGCTCGACGATGTCAAAGTCCCCGTGGGCAACCTGATCGGTCGCGAAGGCGATGGTATGCGCATCATCATGACCAATTTCAACCATGAACGCCTGACCATTGCGGTCGGCGTCACCCGCCAGGCCCGTGTGGCCCTCGCTGCCGCCTTTGAGTACACGATGAAGCGCGAGGCGTTCGGCAAGACACTGATGGATCAACCCGTGGTGAGGCACCGACTCGCCAAGGCGGGCGCGGAGCTTGAGACGATGTGGGCGTGGGTGGAGCAGATCTTGTACCAGCTGTGTCATCtcagcaaggaggaggccgatCAGCAGCTGGGAGGGATCACGGCgctggccaaggccaaggcggcTATGGTGCTGAATGAATGTGCGCAGTGTGCGGTCTTGTTGTTTGGTGGGGCTGGGTATACCGCTAGTGGACAGGGAGAGTTGGTCGAGG CGATTCTGCGAGATGTCCCTGGAGCGCGTATACCAGGTGGATCAGAGGATGTCCTTCTGGATCTGGCTGTGCGACAACTGGTCAAGATCTATCAATTGGGGGAGAAGAAGCTCGCCAAAAAGGCGAAGATGTGA
- a CDS encoding YbhB/YbcL family Raf kinase inhibitor-like protein — translation MLSSSTRNHLTITINIHQLLCNAMEWIERPLSWLLANRKGHDAGLIQHTPPFAEHPKPSVTVECPEIGPSGSQIPVKYSFFGEDLFPTLKWSAPPAVADNIKEWLLVVEDPDAPLAEPVVHGLYYSIPASKCSVSNEDLKPTAAGSHLLRGGFQYGANRRGTIYIPPRGMLGHGPHRYFFQVIGLLEPLAVSKLGAVVTKTEIIGLIEGRVVAWGQWMGVWERK, via the coding sequence ATGCtatcctcctcgaccaggAACCACCTCACCATAACCATAAACATCCACCAACTCCTGTGCAACGCAATGGAGTGGATTGAAAGACCCCTATCCTGGCTGCTCGCCAACCGCAAGGGCCATGACGCCGGCCTCATCCAGCATACCCCTCCTTTTGCAGAGCATCCCAAACCATCCGTCACGGTTGAATGTCCAGAGATCGGACCGTCCGGCTCGCAAATCCCAGTCAAATACAGCTTCTTCGGAGAAGACCTCTTCCCAACCCTCAAATGGTCTGCGCCGCCAGCCGTCGCCGATAACATCAAAGAGTGGCTTCTTGTCGTTGAAGATCCGGATGCACCACTGGCTGAGCCTGTGGTGCATGGTCTGTACTACAGCATTCCTGCAAGCAAGTGCAGTGTATCGAACGAGGACTTGAAGCCTACTGCTGCAGGAAGCCATCTCCTCAGGGGCGGATTCCAGTATGGGGCGAATCGTCGGGGAACGATCTACATCCCTCCGCGGGGAATGCTGGGCCATGGACCGCATCGGTACTTCTTCCAGGTCATTGGGCTGTTGGAGCCATTGGCTGTAAGTAAGTTGGGGGCTGTGGTTACCAAGACGGAGATTATAGGTTTGATTGAGGGAAGAGTTGTGGCATGGGGACAGTGGATGGGGGTCTGGGAGAGGAAGTAG
- a CDS encoding MFS transporter: MSDEKQQQNDAREAIAKETQASQNVSPKDFSVFTTNEKRAIILMGSLAGFFSPLSSSIYFPALDTIASSLQVSITKINLTVTTYLLLQGASPMLIAGFSDKVGRRPAYIICFTIYIAANIGLSLQNSYAALMVLRCIQSAGSSGTVALSNGLVGDMITSAERGSYIAVASIGLMLGPSLSPIIGGLISQYLDWHWIFWFLLILSSVFFAILLLFLPETCRKVVGDGSVPPPPLNNNVSDIIRHRRRKRAGLAADQASIAEYRKNYRFQLPNPLPTLLIAFELETGLILLAAGLVFAGFYAVMTGASTSFHEIYGFNDIQSSLMYIPIGAGGIVASFVTGPLVDWNFRRHARRAGLPVEKRKQSDLSNFNVERARLEVALPAFYICCVTMIAYGWVMNQKVNLAGPVILLFLFSLGLSCTSQVLNALLVDLWPKRSAAATAANNLFRCELGAGASAAIAPMTNAMGHGWAYTTLALICVLSTGCLWWTMFFGIQCRQKRAQREQARRS, encoded by the exons ATGTCGGatgagaagcagcagcagaatgaTGCTCGGGAGGCCATCGCCAAAGAGACACAAGCCAGTCAGAATGTCTCCCCCAAGGATTTCTCCGTGTTCACCACCAACGAGAAGAGAGCCATCATCTTGATGGGATCCCTGGCCGGCTTCTTTTCGCCTCTCTCGTCCAGCATCTATTTCCCGGCGCTGGACACTATCGCTTCCTCGCTGCAAGTATCTATCACCAAGATCAATCTTACCGTCACAACCTATCTG cttcttcaaggagctTCACCTATGTTGATTGCTGGCTTCTCCGACAAAGTAGGTAGACGGCCGGCATACATCATCTGCTTCACCATCTACATCGCCGCAAACATCGGTCTTTCGCTCCAAAACAGCTACGCAGCTTTGATGGTGCTTCGCTGCATCCAGAGTGCCGGAAGCAGTGGTACTGTTGCTCTATCCAATGGTCTCGTCGGCGACATGATCACCTCCGCCGAACGGGGTTCATACATTGCCGTTGCATCAATTGGGCTCATGTTGGGTCCGTCTCTTTCCCCCATCATCGGTGGTCTGATCAGCCAGTATCTGGACTGGCATTGGATCTTCTGGTTTCTATTAATCCTCAgctctgtcttctttgccaTTTTGCTCCTATTCCTCCCTGAGACATGCCGCAAAGTTGTTGGTGACGGATCCGTTCCCCCGCCGCCTTTGAACAACAACGTCAGCGATATAATCCGACATCGTCGTCGCAAGCGAGCTGGACTCGCAGCAGACCAAGCGTCAATTGCCGAATACCGCAAGAACTACCGCTTCCAGCTCCCCAACCCACTCCCAACCCTCCTCATCGCGTTCGAACTCGAAACCGGCctgatcctcctcgccgcAGGATTGGTATTTGCAGGGTTCTACGCCGTCATGACTGGcgcctccacctccttccATGAGATCTATGGCTTCAACGATATCCAGTCCTCACTGATGTACATCCCTATTGGCGCCGGGGGAATTGTGGCCTCCTTTGTCACCGGGCCCCTAGTCGACTGGAACTTCCGCCGCCATGCCCGCCGTGCGGGCCTCCCCGTCGAGAAACGAAAGCAGAGCGATCTCAGTAACTTCAATGTTGAGCGAGCTCGGCTGGAGGTTGCCCTGCCAGCTTTTTACATCTGCTGCGTCACGATGATCGCCTACGGGTGGGTGATGAACCAAAAGGTTAACCTTGCCGGTCCGGTGATCCTTCTATTCCTCTTTTCGTTAGGTCTTAGCTGCACGTCGCAAGTATTGAATGCTCTCTTGGTGGATCTGTGGCCGAAACGGTCTGCTGCTGCGACGGCGGCGAATAATCTGTTTCGGTGTGAGTTGGGTGCTGGGGCGTCGGCTGCCATTGCACCCATGACGAACGCCATGGGGCATGGGTGGGCGTATACAACTTTGGCACTGATATGTGTGTTGTCTACCGGGTGTTTGTGGTGGACAATGTTCTTTGGGATTCAATGTCGGCAGAAGAGGGCACAACGGGAGCAGGCAAGGCGGAGTTGA
- a CDS encoding alcohol dehydrogenase family protein, giving the protein MQAVVFNGPLEVTLETRPIPQIQDPTDAIIKVRYTALCGSELHVFRGHQPSSTGFIMGHEFTGEVVETGPAVRNFRKGDRVVSPFTISCGECFYCARGCSSRCAKGKLFGSAVLDGGQAEYVRVPLADGTLVAAPAAVDEKKLVLMADIFPTGYFAARNAFRGWDEEDVRGSTVVLFGCGPVGLCALISALEYQPAALIAVDSVPDRLERARSLGAEAWNFQTDAQGLRERVLELTEGRGADVAIEVVGHSSALRMAFELLRPWGRISSVGVHNGEIPWTGNEAYGKNLQTQMGRCPVRSIFRDALELLLKKQDSLEFMAADIRPLSQAIAAYDDFNQMKSQKIIFEAGK; this is encoded by the exons ATGCAAGCAGTAGTATTCAACGGCCCGTTGGAGGTCACACTGGAAACGCGCCCTATCCCGCAGATCCAGGATCCCACAGACGCAATCATCAAAGTCCGCTACACGGCACTATGCGGCAG TGAACTCCACGTCTTCCGCGGCCACCAACCCTCAAGCACAGGCTTCATAATGGGCCATGAATTCACCGGCGAGGTCGTCGAAACCGGCCCCGCAGTTCGGAATTTCAGAAAGGGCGATCGTGTTGTCTCTCCCTTCACCATCAGCTGCGGCGAATGCTTCTACTGCGCACGGGGATGTTCCTCGCGCTGCGCCAAGGGGAAGCTATTCGGCTCTGCGGTGCTGGACGGAGGACAGGCGGAGTACGTGCGCGTCCCGTTAGCGGATGGCACGCTGGTCGCGGCGCCAGCCGCCGTCgatgagaagaagttggttCTCATGGCTGATATTTTCCCGACGGGGTACTTTGCGGCGAGGAATGCGTTTCGGGGgtgggatgaggaggatgtgCGGGGGAGTACGGTTGTGCTGTTTGGGTGTGGGCCGGTGGGATTGTGTGCGCTGATCAGTGCATTGGAGTATCAGCCTGCGGCTTTGATTGCGGTGGATAGTGTGCCGGATAGGCTAGAGCGAGCGAGGAGTCTGGGGGCGGAGGCGTGGAATTTCCAGACGGATGCGCAGGGGCTGCGGGAGAGGGTGCTGGAGTTGACGGAGGGGCGGGGGGCGGATGTGGCTATTGAGGTTGTCGGGCATAGCAGTGCGCTGCGAATGGCGTTTGAGCTGCTGAGGCCGTGGGGGCGTATCTCGAGTGTGGGTGTGCATAATGGCGAGATTCCCTGGACGGGGAACGAGGCGTATGGGAAGAATCTGCAGACTCAGATGGGGAGGTGTCCTGTTCGGAGCATCTTTCGGGATGCGttggagctgctgctgaaaAAACAGGATTCACTTGA GTTTATGGCTGCTGATATTCGACCGCTGTCGCAAGCTATCGCAGC GTATGATGACTTTAATCAGATGAAATCccagaagatcatctttgAAGCCGGAAAGTGA
- a CDS encoding GFA family protein has protein sequence MTLNGSCMCGAIAYISSSDSLINCLCHCVDCQKWTGSAFTSNVIVPRDSFKVTKGTPRSYDTTGDSGKLNKHFFCGDCGSSLYSELEIMSDKTGIKAGTLDGGEAHLRNKVDVEFYVKDRVHYLNALDNVRQEPRLG, from the exons ATGACTCTTAACGGAAGCTGCATGTGCGGTGCCATCGCGTATATCTCAAGCT CGGATTCCTTAATAAACTGCCTCTGCCACTGCGTTGACTGTCAAAAG TGGACTGGCAGTGCATTCACCTCCAATGTTATTGTTCCAAGAGATTCGTTCAAGGTCACTAAAG GAACTCCGCGATCGTATGATACCACGGGTGACAGTGGTAAGCTCAACAAGCACTTCTTCTGTGGTGATTGTGGATCGAGCCTGTACTCGGAGCTGGAGATCATGAGCGACAAGACGGGAATCAAGGCCGGCACGCTCGACGGCGGAGAGGCGCACCTGCGCAACAAAGTCGACGTCGAGTTCTATGTTAAAGACCGTGTGCATTATCTGAATGCTCTTGACAATGTCAGACAGGAACCTCGTCTTGGGTAG
- a CDS encoding transcription factor domain-containing protein gives MTLSESGRLQVIDCGFHGDFLVCRGRPGRVADLGSSLSVGSQLPQCIPFPDVQELPSLELVRTALRPGSDVMLASVEARARPVVGPNWTVTRMGAHQDIFASQLRESERECNVKSGMAGNPAVLSTIPLDYHISIINQLFGPGSAAPPAVRLPSYLVGLPDRLHSDDIEYLRCSGALDLPSETLRNELLKSYLLWVHPHMPILGLHEFLSAVAGDNESHRISLLLFHAVLFAASAFVDECHIRAEGYPSRSVFRESISCKVKVLLDFECEDDRLATAQALLLWVSHPEPHHDQKELTQRLGICISMISSSQTQMVKANARKQQIWRRTWWSIYNHVRITSSNPLTLKHDPENGDLCDTPLPSTHDFRFGALSPNVQTLVGNCDFLRDVQYQQFLARLFIEKSKLCQIGQFPGPSRDLSDSSSRVVGLASAENKACPTEIAELARRLGRWHTQLPPALRHQSTTSTAVTELEKFILVHRAWLLLLYLASAYVVCTCSVGRNSHAEEHILNRISLVFDELHRLGFINVLPNPSVAILMPAVEFHITAVESACPQTNGASQRMLQQFSEILHQLQGSSALAGRMIEKLNNITATETKDDLSRVIASESAIAEQSVSNADFVLDETDDFYSFLESGMSFANVIPLVDNSPNIGLDPPLCNESYFSQLP, from the exons ATGACCCTTTCGGAGTCGGGCAGATTGCAAGTTATCGACTGTGGGTTTCACGGAGACTTTTTGGTGTGCCGCGGCAGGCCCGGTCGGGTCGCGGATCTCGGATCGTCACTCTCGGTCG GCTCGCAACTGCCGCAATGCATTCCGTTCCCAGACGTACAAGAACTGCCGAGTCTGGAGCTTGTTCGCACTGCGTTAAGACCAGGCAGCGATGTTATGTTGGCGTCAGTGGAGGCTCGTGCTCGTCCTGTCGTCGGGCCAAATTGGACTGTGACGCGCATGGGAGCACACC AGGATATATTCGCCTCGCAACTCAGGGAAAGCGAGCGAGAATGCAACGTGAAGAGCGGTATGGCCGGGAATCCCGCCGTCTTATCAACCATCCCTCTCGACTACCACATCTCTATCATCAATCAGCTTTTTGGCCCCGGCTCCGCCGCTCCGCCGGCTGTCCGCTTGCCGAGCTACCTGGTTGGTCTTCCGGACAGGCTGCACAGTGATGATATCGAGTATCTTCGATGTAGTGGGGCGCTTGACCTCCCCAGCGAGACGCTCCGCAACGAGCTACTAAAGAGCTACCTGCTTTGGGTCCATCCGCACATGCCCATTTTAGGGCTGCATGAATTTCTCTCAGCTGTCGCCGGTGATAACGAATCTCATCGGATCAGTCTGTTGTTATTTCACGCCGTTCTGTTTGCTGCATCAGCTTTTGTCGATGAGTGTCATATCCGTGCCGAAGGATATCCTTCGCGCAGTGTTTTCCGTGAGAGTATATCCTGCAAAGTAAAG GTGCTTCTCGATTTCGAATGCGAAGATGACCGACTCGCTACTGCTCAAGCGCTTCTGTTATGGGTATCTCATCCTGAGCCACACCACGACCAAAAAGAACTCACCCAGCGGTTGGGTATCTGCATCTCTATGATCAGCTCGAGTCAAACTCAAATGGTCAAGGCAAACGCAAGAAAACAACAAATATGGAGACGGACGTGGTGGTCCATATACAATCATGTGCGAATAACATCAAGTAATCCTCTTACCTTGAAGCACGATCCAGAAAACGGTGATCTATGCGACACCCCTCTGCCCAGTACGCACGATTTCAGATTTGGTGCTTTATCCCCCAACGTCCAAACATTGGTAGGGAACTGCGACTTCCTCCGCGACGTGCAGTATCAGCAGTTCCTAGCGAGATTGTTCATTGAGAAATCCAAGCTCTGTCAAATAGGACAATTTCCTGGACCATCACGAGATTTGTCTGACTCATCCAGTCGCGTGGTAGGACTTGCAAGTGCGGAGAACAAGGCTTGCCCTACTGAAATCGCAGAGCTTGCCCGGAGGTTGGGCAGATGGCACACACAATTGCCACCGGCGCTTCGTCATCAATCCACGACCTCAACGGCTGTCACAGAACTGGAAAAGTTCATTCTTGTCCATCGTGcctggctgctcttgctTTATCTCGCCTCGGCGTATGTCGTCTGCACTTGCAGTGTGGGGAGGAACAGCCACGCGGAGGAACACATCCTAAACAGAATCAGCCTCGTCTTCGACGAACTGCATCGCTTGGGCTTCATCAATGTGCTTCCTAATCCCAGCGTCGCTATTCTCATGCCCGCAGTGGAGTTTCATATCACGGCTGTCGAATCGGCTTGCCCTCAAACGAACGGAGCGAGTCAAAGAATGCTCCAGCAATTCTCCGAAATCCTGCATCAGTTGCAAGGTAGCTCTGCTCTTGCTGGTCGCATGATAGAGAAATTGAACAATATCACGGCTACTGAAACTAAGGACGACCTGTCCAGAGTAATCGCTTCAGAATCCGCCATAGCAGAACAATCGGTTTCGAATGCTGATTTTGTCCTAGATGAAACTGACGACTTTTACAGTTTCTTGGAATCCGGCATGTCCTTTGCAAACGTTATCCCGCTGGTAGATAACAGTCCAAATATCGGGCTTGATCCTCCTCTATGTAACGAGAGCTATTTTTCACAATTGCCGTGA
- a CDS encoding cytochrome P450, producing the protein MNFADMFLILSVIATLQLLAFWLLNKLDYYRIKQFAAWPQPKPSRIWGHMKDLNAFISRGEPNRHIDYVFAEIKAHLGNPPLYLLDARPMQHPLGIVCSHEIAEQVSRSSKQFPYGLPKTPTLQDYKYLVGPHSILTSEGEEWKSLRKRFNPGFAPQHILTLLPRILDKTVPFFETLDRYAESGEEFSLAETCTNLTFDIIGAVTMDEDLGAQLPLDKQSEMVRLYHELTASYHQKSSVRAKPSNPLVIWQQYKLARKLNAIIKNHIKRKFAELKEASSDEKKSRSVLALSLQGIEKLDAHVLDQTCDQLKTFLFAGHDTTSIVLQWAFYELSRTPRVLESISRELDDVFGPDPSPAVVRDKLLAPNGGELLSKLPYTTAVIKEILRVYPSSGTGRLVPEGSDVYIQLPDGRSLCIDGVLMYNCETLIHRDETVYGESKDDFLPERWLGDSGADRIPSSAWRPFERGPRSCIGQGLATIEAQVILACAVRQYEFVKIGLGEVARDNAGEPILGPQGQYEVKSKLFNVSLRVSFWDLSTALTFKLDNASDCKAGRWNDNESEVVLRW; encoded by the exons ATGAACTTTGCGGACATGTTCCTGATTCTCTCCGTGATAGCAACACTTCAGCTGCTGGCTTTTTGGCTCCTCAATAAGCTCGACTACTATCGCATCAAACAATTTGCAGCATGGCCACAGCCAAAGCCATCGCGCATATGGGGCCATATGAAAGACCTCAACGCCTTTATTTCCCGCGGTGAACCGAACAGGCATATTG ATTATGTATTCGCGGAGATCAAAGCCCACCTTGGTAACCCACCGTTGTATCTCCTCGACGCACGCCCGATGCAGCATCCTTTGGGTATCGTCTGCAGCCACGAGATTGCAGAACAGGTATCCAGGAGCTCGAAGCAGTTTCCGTATGGTTTGCCCAAGACCCCAACGCTGCAAGATTATAAGTATCTAGTGGGTCCTCATTCGATTCTTACTTCCGAA GGCGAGGAATGGAAAAGCCTTCGCAAACGGTTCAATCCTGGGTTTGCGCCGCAGCATATATTGACCTTGCTTCCTCGCATACTGGACAAGACGGTGCCGTTTTTCGAAACGCTTGATCGTTATGCCGAGTCTGGCGAAGAGTTTAGCCTAGCTGAGACATGTACCAATCTCACCTTTGATATTATTG GCGCAGTGACAATGGACGAGGACTTGGGAGCCCAGCTCCCCCTAGATAAACAGAGCGAAATGGTCAGGCTCTACCACGAGCTGACTGCAAGCTATCACCAAAAGAGCTCAGTCCGCGCAAAACCGTCGAACCCCTTGGTGATATGGCAGCAATATAAACTGGCTCGCAAactcaatgccatcatcaaaaACCACATCAAACGCAAATTCGCAGAATTGAAGGAAGCCAGCAGTGACGAAAAAAAATCTCGTAGTGTCCTCGCCCTCAGTCTACAGGGCatcgagaagctggatgcCCATGTCCTCGATCAGACTTGCGATCAGCTGAAAACTTTTCTGTTTGCTGGTCATGACACGACTAGCATCGTTCTGCAGTGGGCATTTTATGAGCTTAGCCGTACCCCTCGTGTTCTTGAATCCATCAGCCGCGAACTCGACGACGTCTTTGGACCTGATCCTTCCCCGGCAGTAGTTCGTGATAAGCTTCTTGCGCCGAATGGTGGAGAACTCCTCAGCAAGTTGCCGTATACCACCGCCGTGATCAAAGAGATACTCCGTGTATACCCTTCGTCGGGAACGGGGAGACTGGTGCCCGAGGGATCGGATGTGTATATTCAACTGCCAGATGGAAGGTCGCTGTGCATTGACGGAGTCCTGATGTACAATTGTGAGACGCTGATTCATCGTGATGAGACTGTCTATGGGGAATCGAAGGATGATTTTTTACCGGAGCGATGGCTCGGTGACTCCGGTGCTGATCGCATACCGTCCAGCGCATGGCGACCATTCGAGCGAGGACCGCGCAGCTGTATTGGCCAAGGGCTTGCGACAATAGAGGCCCAAGTCATTCTGGCTTGTGCGGTTAGACAGTATGAATTCGTGAAGATTGGGCTCGGTGAAGTCGCGAGGGACAATGCAGGGGAGCCAATTCTCGGTCCGCAAGGGCAGTACGAGGTTAAGTCGAAATTGTTCAACGTGAGTTTGCGAGTCTCCTTCTGGGACCTTTCAACAGCATTGACGTTTAAGCTAGACAATGCAAGTGACTGCAAAGCCGGTAGATGGAATGATAATGAAAGTGAAGTTGTCCTCCGGTGGTAG